Proteins from a genomic interval of Rhodothermales bacterium:
- a CDS encoding DUF2752 domain-containing protein, translating into MRGRKILEAGFWTAGLVAVAAADPASGGLLSTCLFDHLGAAIGLDFCPGCGLGHAVGYLARGHVSASLAAHPLAVPAVLILSSHIVGLIRSASTQKA; encoded by the coding sequence ATGAGAGGGCGCAAGATCCTGGAGGCAGGCTTCTGGACCGCTGGTCTTGTAGCCGTTGCTGCCGCAGACCCCGCGAGTGGCGGGCTGCTTTCGACGTGCCTGTTCGACCATCTGGGGGCCGCCATCGGACTCGACTTCTGCCCCGGATGTGGCCTGGGGCACGCCGTGGGCTACCTGGCGCGCGGACACGTGTCAGCAAGTTTGGCGGCTCACCCCCTGGCCGTGCCTGCCGTTCTGATTCTATCCTCCCACATCGTCGGCCTGATCCGGTCGGCTTCCACACAGAAAGCCTGA
- a CDS encoding TM2 domain-containing protein, producing the protein MSKVIKYMPELRDEEQLHVAALFKDMNEEQAEQFARVYRQRRKEANITLVTTLLGLLSVAGVQRFYLGQIWMGVLYFLTAGLCVVGTIYDLVNHKSLTYQFNQKEAEEVADIVMGAFPVRQALTGGDDEQV; encoded by the coding sequence ATGTCAAAAGTCATCAAGTACATGCCCGAGCTGCGGGACGAAGAGCAGCTGCATGTCGCCGCCCTGTTCAAGGACATGAATGAAGAGCAGGCCGAACAGTTTGCCCGCGTCTATCGCCAGCGACGCAAGGAGGCCAATATTACGCTCGTCACGACCCTGCTGGGTCTCCTGAGTGTGGCCGGCGTGCAGCGATTCTATCTCGGGCAGATCTGGATGGGCGTGCTCTACTTCCTCACGGCCGGTCTGTGTGTCGTCGGGACCATCTACGATCTGGTGAACCACAAGTCACTGACGTACCAGTTCAACCAGAAGGAGGCCGAAGAGGTCGCCGATATCGTGATGGGCGCGTTCCCGGTGCGCCAGGCACTCACCGGAGGTGACGATGAGCAGGTGTAG
- a CDS encoding sorbosone dehydrogenase family protein — protein sequence MSRCSLLALTVFLLAGCSQDGSDVTSAIPEGGTPDELAQITLPDGFRIDVYASGVVNARSMTLSENGTLFVGTRRDGRVWAVRDEDGDFQADEVFEIDADLQMPNGVAMHDGSLYVAEVSRILRYDDIENRLENPPDPVVVVDNLPTETHHGWKYIAFGPDDMLYVPVGAPCNICNEPEPFATILRMNPDGSGREVVARGVRNTVGFTWHPESGELWFTDNGRDHLGDNLPPCELNRLTEVGQHFGYPHFHGDALADPEFGEGHQPSDFIAPVQNLGPHVAPLGMEFYTGTQFPEAYGGRAYIAEHGSWNRSEKIGYRVTMVTLDERGEATAYEPFAEGWLQGEDNWGRPVDLEHLPDGSLLVSDDQRGRIYRISYTG from the coding sequence ATGAGCAGGTGTAGCCTCCTGGCTCTGACCGTGTTTCTGCTTGCTGGATGCTCCCAGGACGGCAGTGACGTCACGTCGGCCATCCCTGAGGGCGGCACTCCGGACGAGTTGGCGCAGATCACGCTTCCGGACGGTTTTCGTATCGATGTGTACGCCAGTGGCGTCGTCAATGCACGGAGCATGACGCTCTCGGAGAACGGGACCCTTTTTGTCGGGACCAGGAGGGATGGTCGTGTCTGGGCCGTGCGGGACGAGGACGGAGATTTCCAGGCTGACGAGGTATTCGAGATCGATGCGGACCTGCAGATGCCCAACGGAGTCGCCATGCATGACGGCTCGCTCTATGTGGCTGAGGTTTCCCGGATCCTGCGCTACGACGACATCGAGAACCGGCTCGAGAATCCGCCCGATCCGGTTGTGGTCGTTGATAATCTGCCTACCGAGACCCACCACGGCTGGAAGTACATCGCCTTTGGCCCCGACGACATGCTGTACGTGCCGGTTGGTGCCCCCTGCAACATTTGCAACGAGCCTGAGCCGTTCGCGACGATTCTGCGCATGAATCCGGACGGGTCCGGCAGGGAGGTGGTAGCCCGCGGTGTGCGAAACACGGTCGGGTTCACCTGGCACCCAGAGTCCGGAGAACTCTGGTTCACGGACAACGGGCGCGATCATCTCGGCGACAACCTTCCGCCGTGCGAATTGAATCGTTTGACGGAGGTGGGACAGCATTTCGGTTATCCGCATTTCCACGGCGATGCCCTCGCTGACCCGGAATTCGGAGAGGGGCACCAGCCTTCCGATTTCATCGCGCCCGTGCAGAACCTGGGGCCGCATGTGGCGCCGCTGGGCATGGAGTTCTATACCGGCACGCAGTTTCCTGAAGCCTATGGGGGGCGGGCATACATCGCCGAGCACGGCTCCTGGAACCGGTCCGAGAAGATTGGCTACCGGGTAACCATGGTGACCCTGGACGAGCGCGGCGAGGCCACTGCGTACGAGCCGTTCGCCGAGGGCTGGCTACAGGGGGAGGACAACTGGGGCAGGCCGGTGGATCTGGAACACCTGCCGGATGGATCCCTGCTGGTTTCCGATGACCAGCGCGGGCGCATTTACCGGATCAGCTACACCGGTTGA
- a CDS encoding T9SS type A sorting domain-containing protein, translating into MRHLLPAIGLLLLVQTAGAQSAAHLCGNLLGAERFAPAIEALKAERRAGIAPARKGMSPPDIGDRQSFRVYLWSSNSWANREFELRDKTDLYYAWVEVANLGQMQDSELAAIREAMVVRTPTGSISTTQGVMANAHDVFGTPPDVDGDGIVDFLFYDIDNANVGGFVHPSDLTADQPGNGRDVLHLDVLQSVSFMPRLIAHEYVHLIHFNYEFDPETFISEGVAEYGMVVNGYTSDTFGYLALPTEHKRGLFSWRDINEDGVGRDYDRGRLFFSYIADQLDPSLPGEVVRNERKGAAGVDSVVTRAGRPLAAVIADFHTANLVDDPAVDERFGYTRSFSAPLVVTPDFRIETTTAETTPEASPEDRISVEGGAVHYIHFDELANLTLDFDAYAPPVVVAIQPGILDDIRTRLRGRVVATREDGSLEWHDVPPSRQSFRLTGNFIDVTLIVTSVSPIKEARYALDASWGAFGSASTSAESGQELPGGFSVRSVYPNPATGSASVTLETGQATPVRVYLVDALGREVREVHRSLLAAGEHVFRIDTNGLPSGAYLLVAEGTTRHAKPITVLR; encoded by the coding sequence GTGAGGCACCTGCTCCCGGCGATAGGATTGCTGCTCCTGGTGCAGACGGCCGGCGCTCAGTCGGCGGCGCACCTGTGCGGCAACCTCCTGGGTGCTGAGCGCTTTGCCCCTGCCATCGAGGCCCTCAAAGCGGAGCGAAGGGCGGGAATCGCCCCGGCACGCAAGGGTATGAGCCCGCCGGATATTGGGGACCGGCAGTCCTTCCGGGTCTATTTGTGGTCCAGCAACTCGTGGGCGAACCGGGAATTTGAGCTCCGGGACAAGACGGATCTCTATTACGCGTGGGTGGAGGTGGCCAATCTGGGGCAGATGCAGGATTCGGAGCTCGCAGCCATCCGCGAGGCCATGGTCGTGCGTACCCCGACAGGCTCGATTTCCACCACCCAGGGTGTCATGGCGAACGCGCACGACGTGTTCGGCACACCCCCGGACGTGGATGGGGACGGCATCGTGGACTTCCTGTTCTACGACATCGACAACGCAAACGTGGGCGGGTTCGTGCACCCGTCAGACCTCACCGCGGACCAGCCGGGGAATGGCCGGGATGTGCTGCATCTGGACGTACTGCAGTCCGTGTCGTTCATGCCCAGGCTGATTGCGCACGAGTACGTGCACTTGATCCACTTCAACTACGAGTTTGACCCGGAGACCTTTATCTCCGAGGGGGTCGCGGAGTATGGCATGGTGGTGAACGGCTACACGTCCGACACCTTCGGTTACCTCGCGCTGCCGACCGAGCACAAGCGCGGGCTGTTCTCCTGGCGCGACATCAACGAAGACGGCGTCGGGCGGGATTATGACAGGGGGCGGCTTTTCTTTTCGTACATAGCCGACCAACTCGATCCGAGCCTGCCGGGCGAGGTGGTTCGAAACGAGCGCAAGGGGGCGGCCGGCGTCGACTCGGTGGTGACCCGTGCAGGGCGACCCCTTGCTGCGGTCATCGCAGACTTCCACACCGCCAATCTTGTGGACGATCCAGCGGTCGATGAGCGATTCGGGTATACGCGCTCCTTCAGTGCCCCGCTTGTGGTGACTCCCGATTTCCGCATCGAAACCACGACGGCGGAGACCACACCCGAGGCCAGCCCGGAAGACCGCATTTCGGTCGAAGGCGGCGCCGTGCATTACATCCACTTCGACGAGCTGGCGAACCTGACGCTGGACTTCGACGCCTACGCTCCGCCGGTGGTCGTTGCGATCCAGCCGGGAATCCTGGACGATATCCGGACCCGACTGCGTGGCCGTGTCGTGGCGACGCGTGAAGACGGCTCGCTGGAGTGGCACGACGTACCTCCTTCGCGGCAGAGCTTCAGGTTGACCGGCAACTTCATCGACGTGACACTGATCGTCACCAGTGTCAGCCCGATCAAGGAGGCGCGCTACGCCCTTGATGCCTCATGGGGGGCGTTCGGGTCAGCGAGCACATCTGCCGAGTCAGGCCAGGAGCTGCCCGGCGGCTTCAGCGTCCGGTCCGTCTACCCGAATCCTGCCACCGGATCAGCATCCGTGACCCTTGAGACGGGGCAGGCGACTCCGGTCCGTGTCTACCTGGTGGATGCGTTGGGACGCGAGGTCCGCGAAGTGCACAGGAGCTTGCTCGCGGCCGGCGAGCACGTGTTTCGCATTGATACGAACGGACTGCCTTCAGGGGCCTACCTGCTGGTCGCCGAAGGAACAACGCGACACGCCAAACCAATCACCGTGCTCCGCTGA